One genomic segment of Rhizorhabdus phycosphaerae includes these proteins:
- a CDS encoding glutathione S-transferase has product MSVPSCPWPMTVLPILYSFRRCPYAMRARMALLASGQSCEIREVKLSAKPPELAAASPKATVPVLCLPDGRVLDESLDIMRWALGRSDPEAWLGRDDPALIAANDGPFKHHLDRYKYPERHGSDAEVHRSAGMDMLLALEARLASRPYLCGDRRGFADIAIFPFVRQFAETDRGWFDAQPLPAVAAWLAGLTESDLFTAIMVRLAPWKASDAPVSFPA; this is encoded by the coding sequence ATGTCGGTGCCGTCCTGCCCGTGGCCGATGACCGTGCTGCCGATCCTCTATAGCTTTCGCCGCTGCCCCTATGCGATGCGGGCGCGGATGGCGCTGCTCGCATCAGGGCAGAGCTGCGAGATTCGCGAGGTGAAGCTGTCCGCCAAGCCGCCCGAACTGGCGGCGGCCTCGCCCAAGGCGACTGTTCCCGTGCTGTGCCTGCCCGACGGCAGGGTGCTCGACGAAAGCCTCGACATCATGCGCTGGGCTCTGGGCCGTAGCGATCCTGAGGCCTGGCTCGGCCGCGACGATCCGGCATTGATCGCGGCCAATGACGGGCCGTTCAAGCACCATCTCGACCGTTACAAATATCCGGAACGGCACGGCAGCGATGCGGAGGTTCACCGGTCAGCCGGGATGGATATGCTCCTGGCACTGGAAGCGCGTCTCGCGAGCCGGCCCTATCTGTGCGGCGATCGGCGGGGTTTCGCCGATATCGCGATCTTCCCCTTCGTGCGGCAGTTCGCCGAAACCGATCGCGGATGGTTCGACGCGCAGCCCCTGCCTGCGGTCGCAGCATGGCTCGCCGGTCTGACCGAAAGCGACTTGTTCACCGCGATCATGGTGCGCCTTGCTCCCTGGAAGGCCAGCGACGCACCGGTCAGCTTTCCAGCCTAG
- a CDS encoding alpha/beta hydrolase family protein, whose protein sequence is MIVFSWFARFAAAFVMLLSVAVAAAPPIDVYGKLPTLEMTAMSPSGDRIALIGMFQGKRQLLVTDGNRKLLTAVEVGDYKLRAIHWAGDETLLMHATSTYALGFGFTTDKTELSSMVVVNLGKGAPWTIFQKDDRITGGIRGYFGAIERDGRWYGYFGGITLQRTGYDFTLGSTKAELYEVDLETRKSRLISNRSPSVSTWRDWVVNADGSLAAYLDFEETKGDWTLYNGQRRSIATGRSPLGDISLLSLGRTPGTVLYFDRDAEGRGTVFEIPLAGGAAVELLPDEATDRLLTDDKSRLTIGYTRDGDVQEDHFFDERHEKRMAGARRAFPGATVRLIDANAAFDRMIVRTDGPGDPQSYWVVDIKTGRADPLGSSYAINPGDVGPMRMIRYKAADGLEIGAVLTLPPGRGEKNLPLIVLPHGGPAARDYPVFDWWAQAYASRGYAVLQPNFRGSEGLGPAFRLAGYGEWGRKMQSDISDGVADLARQGIIDPKRVCIVGASYGGYAALAGVTLQQGLYRCAVSVAGVADVSRMISTDIRESGQSRTVIRSLRTEIGSGRDMKLVSPANFAERADAPIMLIHGVDDIVVPFDQSRQMASALSRAGKPHEFIRLEGEDHWLSKGETRLAMLKASIAFVEKHNPPDPAPAAKP, encoded by the coding sequence ATGATCGTGTTTTCGTGGTTTGCGCGGTTCGCGGCCGCTTTTGTCATGCTGCTTTCGGTCGCGGTGGCCGCAGCGCCCCCGATCGACGTCTATGGCAAGCTGCCCACGCTCGAGATGACCGCCATGTCGCCATCGGGCGACCGGATCGCGCTGATCGGCATGTTCCAGGGCAAGCGCCAGCTGCTGGTGACCGACGGAAACCGCAAGCTGCTCACTGCGGTGGAGGTCGGCGACTACAAGCTGCGTGCGATTCACTGGGCGGGCGACGAAACACTGCTCATGCACGCCACCAGCACCTATGCCCTTGGCTTCGGCTTCACGACCGACAAGACCGAACTCAGCTCTATGGTCGTCGTCAACCTCGGTAAGGGCGCCCCATGGACGATCTTCCAAAAGGATGACCGGATCACCGGCGGCATACGCGGCTATTTCGGGGCGATCGAGCGCGACGGACGCTGGTACGGCTATTTCGGCGGGATCACCCTGCAGCGCACCGGCTATGATTTCACGCTCGGGAGCACCAAGGCGGAACTGTACGAAGTCGACCTCGAAACACGCAAATCTCGGCTGATCTCCAATCGCTCGCCTTCCGTTTCCACATGGCGCGACTGGGTCGTGAACGCGGACGGCAGTCTGGCCGCCTATCTCGACTTCGAGGAGACGAAGGGCGACTGGACGCTCTACAATGGTCAGCGACGCTCGATCGCGACCGGCCGATCCCCCCTTGGCGACATTTCGCTGCTCAGCCTCGGCCGCACGCCCGGTACGGTCCTATACTTTGATCGTGATGCGGAAGGGCGCGGTACGGTCTTCGAGATCCCGCTGGCCGGCGGGGCAGCCGTCGAACTGCTGCCCGACGAGGCGACCGACCGCCTCCTGACCGATGACAAGAGCCGGCTGACGATCGGCTATACCCGCGATGGGGATGTTCAGGAGGATCATTTCTTCGACGAGCGCCACGAAAAGCGGATGGCGGGCGCCCGCCGCGCCTTTCCGGGCGCGACCGTCCGGCTGATCGACGCGAACGCCGCCTTCGACCGCATGATCGTTCGGACCGATGGCCCCGGCGATCCGCAGAGCTACTGGGTCGTCGACATCAAGACGGGGCGCGCCGATCCACTCGGCAGCAGCTATGCGATCAATCCGGGCGACGTGGGCCCGATGCGCATGATCCGCTACAAGGCTGCCGACGGCCTGGAGATCGGCGCTGTCCTGACCCTCCCGCCAGGTCGCGGCGAAAAGAATCTGCCGCTTATCGTCCTGCCGCATGGCGGCCCCGCCGCGCGCGACTATCCGGTGTTCGACTGGTGGGCACAGGCCTATGCATCGCGCGGCTATGCCGTGCTCCAGCCCAATTTCAGAGGGTCGGAGGGGCTGGGCCCGGCCTTCCGCCTCGCGGGCTATGGAGAATGGGGCCGCAAGATGCAGTCCGACATTTCCGACGGCGTCGCCGATCTCGCGCGGCAGGGCATCATCGATCCGAAGCGCGTATGCATCGTCGGGGCCAGCTATGGCGGCTATGCGGCGCTGGCTGGGGTTACCCTGCAACAGGGCCTGTATCGCTGCGCCGTCTCGGTCGCGGGCGTGGCCGACGTCTCACGGATGATCAGCACCGACATTCGCGAGAGCGGTCAGAGCCGCACCGTGATCCGGTCTCTGCGCACCGAGATAGGATCAGGCCGTGACATGAAGCTGGTTTCGCCCGCCAATTTTGCCGAACGCGCAGATGCGCCGATCATGCTGATCCACGGCGTCGACGATATCGTCGTTCCGTTCGACCAGAGCCGCCAGATGGCATCCGCCCTGTCGCGCGCGGGTAAACCGCATGAGTTCATCCGGCTCGAGGGCGAGGATCACTGGCTGTCGAAAGGCGAGACGCGGCTGGCGATGCTCAAGGCATCGATCGCCTTCGTCGAGAAGCACAACCCACCCGATCCGGCTCCGGCAGCGAAACCCTGA
- a CDS encoding ATP-binding protein encodes MTARIDIGTSGPGQSVHFDVEELLATRLLVQGNSGSGKSHLLRRLLEESANVVQQVVVDPEGDFVTLADRFGHVVIQAFDHSEAEIVRLANRIREHRVSVVLALDELEIEQQMRCAATFLSALFDAPRDFWYPALVVVDEAQLFAPAVAGEVSDEARRASLGAMTNLMCRGRKRGLAGVIATQRLAKLAKNVAAEASNFMMGRTFLDIDMARAADLLGMDRRQAEQIRDLPRGQFLALGPAVSRRPVAVTVGAVQTSARSGSPKLVPLPSAAPGDLQGLLFAPGDDAPPPPPPPRAPTPTSDDLLRAISRSGPVLTPSAAPGGPAMPDEERDAVIDAVLREMVEDPEATYRQPAVLFQDFAVRCRMQRLTSPGLDLAGFRRRLAMARAGLYGELDEGWLDALAIGASLPDDMLAPFLLVARAARDGQEAPSDTVMAQVYGTHSLGRVRRLIAYMEEQGIFVLRTDLSGKRSINIPRLGWTTAASLPEAAE; translated from the coding sequence GTGACCGCACGAATCGACATCGGCACCAGCGGCCCGGGCCAGTCGGTCCATTTCGACGTTGAGGAGCTGCTCGCCACCCGTCTGCTCGTCCAGGGCAATTCGGGCTCGGGAAAGTCGCATCTGCTGCGCCGGCTGCTCGAGGAATCGGCCAATGTCGTCCAGCAGGTGGTGGTCGATCCCGAAGGCGACTTCGTCACCCTAGCCGACCGTTTCGGCCATGTCGTGATCCAGGCCTTCGACCATAGCGAGGCCGAGATCGTCCGCCTCGCCAACCGCATCCGCGAGCATCGCGTTTCGGTCGTGCTCGCGCTCGACGAACTCGAGATCGAACAGCAGATGCGCTGCGCGGCGACCTTCCTGTCGGCCCTGTTCGATGCGCCCCGCGACTTCTGGTATCCCGCGCTGGTCGTCGTCGACGAGGCCCAGCTCTTCGCCCCCGCCGTCGCCGGCGAAGTCTCCGACGAGGCGCGCCGCGCCTCGCTCGGCGCGATGACCAATTTGATGTGTCGCGGCCGCAAGCGCGGGCTGGCCGGCGTGATCGCGACCCAGCGCCTCGCCAAGCTCGCCAAGAATGTCGCGGCGGAAGCCTCCAACTTCATGATGGGTCGCACCTTCCTCGACATCGACATGGCGCGCGCGGCCGACCTGCTCGGCATGGACCGCCGCCAGGCAGAACAGATCCGCGATCTGCCGCGCGGCCAGTTCCTCGCACTCGGCCCGGCGGTCTCCCGCCGACCGGTTGCGGTAACGGTCGGCGCGGTACAGACCTCAGCGCGCAGCGGCAGCCCGAAGCTGGTTCCGCTGCCGTCTGCAGCACCCGGCGATCTGCAGGGCCTGTTGTTCGCCCCCGGCGACGACGCGCCACCCCCGCCCCCGCCGCCAAGGGCTCCAACGCCGACCAGCGACGACCTGCTGCGGGCGATCAGCCGCTCGGGTCCTGTCCTGACGCCGTCGGCCGCGCCGGGCGGCCCCGCCATGCCCGACGAAGAGCGTGATGCCGTCATCGACGCCGTATTGCGCGAAATGGTGGAGGATCCTGAGGCGACCTATCGTCAGCCCGCTGTCCTCTTTCAGGACTTCGCGGTGCGCTGCCGGATGCAGCGGTTGACCAGCCCCGGCCTGGACCTCGCGGGCTTCCGCCGCCGCCTCGCCATGGCGCGCGCGGGCCTCTACGGCGAACTCGACGAGGGCTGGCTCGACGCACTCGCGATCGGCGCCTCGCTGCCCGACGACATGCTCGCCCCCTTCCTGCTGGTCGCCCGCGCCGCGCGCGATGGTCAGGAGGCGCCGTCCGACACGGTTATGGCGCAGGTCTACGGCACGCACTCCCTCGGCCGCGTGCGCCGGCTGATCGCCTATATGGAAGAACAGGGGATCTTCGTCCTGCGCACCGACCTGTCGGGCAAGCGCTCGATCAACATTCCGCGCCTCGGCTGGACGACCGCCGCCTCGTTGCCCGAAGCCGCCGAATAG
- a CDS encoding isopenicillin N synthase family dioxygenase, protein MTDIADLTRVPSTSLATADHDAAGFAQAIGRAFERFGFAVVADHGIPADLIARAEAAAKAFFALPEDVKRRYHVAGGGGQRGYTPFRVETAKDSTEADLKEFWHVGRELPAGHVYADQMPANLWPQEIVDFRQTYLDLFAAFERTGARILSAIALYLDLPADYFVDPVRDGNSILRLLHYPPIGPDAPGIRAGAHEDINTITLLLGAEEGGLQLLDRDGRWLAVDIAPGELVVNIGDMLQRLTNGRLPSTSHRVMNPPPERRGFARYSMPFFLHFRPDYLIETLPQTITPERPNRFPEPITANDYLLERLREIKLI, encoded by the coding sequence ATGACCGACATCGCAGACCTCACCCGCGTTCCCAGCACGTCGCTGGCGACCGCAGACCATGACGCCGCTGGCTTCGCGCAGGCGATCGGGCGGGCGTTCGAGCGCTTCGGCTTTGCCGTCGTCGCCGATCATGGCATCCCCGCCGATCTGATCGCGCGCGCCGAAGCGGCGGCGAAGGCCTTTTTCGCGCTGCCGGAGGATGTCAAGCGCCGCTACCATGTCGCGGGCGGCGGCGGGCAGCGGGGCTATACGCCCTTCCGGGTTGAGACGGCGAAGGATTCGACCGAGGCGGACCTCAAGGAGTTCTGGCATGTCGGCCGCGAACTGCCGGCCGGGCATGTCTATGCCGATCAGATGCCGGCCAATCTCTGGCCGCAGGAGATCGTGGATTTCCGCCAGACCTATCTCGACCTGTTCGCCGCCTTCGAGCGGACGGGCGCGCGGATATTGTCGGCGATCGCGCTCTATCTCGACCTGCCCGCAGATTATTTCGTCGATCCGGTGCGCGACGGCAATTCGATCCTGCGGCTACTCCACTATCCGCCGATCGGTCCCGATGCGCCGGGTATCCGGGCGGGCGCGCATGAGGATATCAACACGATCACGCTGCTGCTGGGCGCCGAGGAAGGCGGCTTGCAGCTTCTCGATCGCGACGGCCGCTGGCTTGCGGTCGACATCGCGCCGGGTGAGCTGGTGGTCAATATCGGCGACATGCTCCAGCGGCTGACCAATGGCCGGCTGCCGTCGACCAGCCATCGCGTGATGAACCCACCGCCGGAACGCCGCGGCTTTGCGCGCTATTCGATGCCCTTCTTCCTGCATTTCCGCCCCGATTACCTGATTGAGACGCTGCCGCAGACGATCACGCCGGAACGGCCGAACCGCTTTCCCGAACCGATCACGGCCAATGACTATCTGCTGGAGCGGCTGCGCGAGATAAAGCTGATCTGA
- a CDS encoding S10 family peptidase has translation MRLTTSLAALAIALAPFAAHAADKKKDEEAAAAPAPVPPPTVSVTKHKGVFGGQSIAYTATTGETYLNDKDGKPAAAIFSTAYVRDGGDPKTRPVTFLYNGGPGSGSLWLHMGAFGPKRVVLPDAKDDGAPPYPLVDNPESLLDVTDLVFIDPVGTGFSHTLGGKDPKDYWGVSSDAKSISDFIRKWLSENGRWASPKYIGGESYGTTRSVALINELEGSYNDVAVNGIILISTILDFAAPAEVQGNEMPYILNLPSMTATAWYHRKLPNPAATVAEAAAQARAFAIGPYAAALLKGNQLGAEERASIRAELARLTGLSEQYLDNANLRVTPGRFYKELLRDRGLTVGRLDSRYTGVDYDRAGEEGDNDPSFYGIDASYTSAVNSYLRGDLKYTTDRQYVTIGGVRGWDWKLEGQGGRDGEVYVNVAPYLGRALRENSGLRVFVGQGYYDFATPFFGAEYSLNRPGFDPSRIQFHYYDAGHMMYVRQEDLRKLSADVKAFIRAR, from the coding sequence ATGCGCCTGACCACCAGCCTCGCCGCTCTCGCCATTGCGCTCGCGCCGTTCGCGGCGCACGCCGCCGACAAGAAGAAGGACGAGGAGGCGGCCGCCGCGCCCGCGCCCGTTCCGCCGCCCACCGTTTCGGTGACGAAGCATAAGGGCGTATTCGGCGGCCAGTCGATCGCCTACACGGCGACGACCGGCGAAACCTATCTGAACGACAAGGACGGCAAGCCGGCAGCGGCGATCTTTTCGACCGCCTATGTCAGGGACGGAGGGGATCCGAAGACCCGGCCGGTGACCTTCCTCTACAATGGCGGTCCTGGTTCGGGTTCGCTGTGGCTCCACATGGGCGCTTTCGGTCCGAAGCGCGTCGTCCTGCCCGACGCCAAGGACGATGGCGCACCGCCCTATCCGCTCGTCGACAACCCGGAAAGCCTGCTCGACGTCACAGACCTCGTCTTTATCGATCCGGTCGGCACCGGCTTCTCGCACACGCTCGGCGGCAAGGACCCCAAGGACTATTGGGGTGTCTCCTCCGACGCCAAGTCGATCTCGGACTTCATCCGCAAATGGCTGAGCGAGAATGGCCGCTGGGCCTCGCCCAAATATATCGGTGGCGAGAGCTATGGCACGACCCGCTCGGTCGCGCTGATCAACGAACTCGAGGGCAGCTATAACGACGTCGCGGTCAACGGGATCATCCTGATCTCGACCATCCTCGACTTCGCAGCGCCGGCCGAAGTGCAGGGCAATGAGATGCCCTATATCCTCAACCTGCCGTCGATGACGGCGACCGCCTGGTATCATCGCAAGCTGCCCAATCCGGCCGCGACCGTTGCCGAGGCGGCGGCGCAGGCGCGTGCCTTCGCGATCGGGCCCTATGCCGCCGCGCTGCTCAAGGGCAACCAGCTGGGCGCGGAGGAGCGGGCATCGATCCGCGCCGAACTGGCGCGGCTGACCGGACTGTCCGAGCAGTATCTCGACAATGCCAATCTGCGCGTGACGCCGGGCCGCTTCTACAAGGAGTTGCTGCGGGATCGTGGGCTGACGGTGGGGCGCCTCGATTCCCGCTATACCGGCGTCGATTATGATCGCGCCGGGGAAGAGGGCGACAACGACCCGAGCTTCTACGGCATCGACGCTTCCTACACCTCAGCGGTGAACAGCTATCTGCGCGGCGACCTGAAATATACCACCGACCGTCAATATGTGACGATCGGCGGGGTGCGCGGCTGGGACTGGAAGCTGGAGGGGCAGGGCGGCCGCGACGGCGAGGTCTATGTCAATGTCGCGCCCTATCTCGGACGTGCGCTGCGCGAGAATAGCGGGCTGCGCGTGTTCGTCGGCCAGGGCTATTATGATTTCGCGACGCCCTTCTTCGGCGCCGAATATTCGCTGAACCGCCCGGGCTTCGACCCGTCGCGGATCCAGTTCCATTATTATGACGCCGGCCACATGATGTATGTGCGGCAGGAAGATCTGCGCAAGCTGAGCGCCGACGTGAAGGCGTTCATCCGCGCGCGCTGA
- the queF gene encoding preQ(1) synthase, whose protein sequence is MSKPLHLGQTSTLPATPEDAILDYVPNPRKGLYMVRFAAPEFTSLCPVTGQPDFAHLVIDYAPAETIVESKSLKLFLGSFRNHAGFHEDCTVGIGQRLFDEMKPHWLRIGGYWYPRGGIPIDVFWQSGPAPEGLWVPDQGVPGYRGRG, encoded by the coding sequence ATGTCCAAACCGCTCCATCTCGGCCAGACCAGCACGCTTCCCGCCACGCCCGAGGACGCGATCCTTGATTATGTCCCGAACCCGCGCAAGGGGCTCTATATGGTGCGCTTCGCGGCGCCCGAGTTCACCTCGCTCTGCCCGGTGACCGGCCAGCCCGATTTTGCGCATCTGGTGATCGACTATGCGCCGGCGGAAACGATCGTCGAATCCAAGTCTCTCAAGCTGTTCCTCGGCTCCTTCCGCAATCATGCCGGCTTTCACGAGGACTGCACCGTCGGCATCGGCCAGAGGCTGTTCGACGAGATGAAGCCGCACTGGCTGCGCATCGGCGGCTACTGGTATCCGCGCGGCGGCATACCGATCGACGTCTTCTGGCAGTCGGGCCCCGCGCCCGAAGGCCTGTGGGTTCCCGATCAGGGCGTCCCCGGCTATCGCGGTCGGGGCTGA
- the sseA gene encoding 3-mercaptopyruvate sulfurtransferase, giving the protein MDMLVSTEWLAGELGANDLRVVDATYFALDAGRDAQGEYEARHLPGAVFLDLGNLKDETSSLPSMLPSAEKFASRMQSLGLGDGSRIVLYDNSPHHTAARAWFMFRMFGVNQVAILDGGIGKWIAEGRPLEQGKVALRHRHFTVWRDPAPVRDLAQMKANLASGAEQVVDARGAKRFSGEEVDPRGLAAGHIPGSRNLPYERLFQEDGTFKDKAALRAEFDAAGVDWNKPMITTCGSGITAAVILFAAALLGKEDVALYDGSWSEWGLLPDTEKAIGPA; this is encoded by the coding sequence ATGGACATGCTGGTTTCGACCGAATGGCTTGCGGGCGAGCTCGGAGCGAATGATCTCCGCGTCGTCGACGCGACCTATTTCGCGCTCGATGCCGGGCGGGATGCGCAGGGCGAATATGAGGCGCGCCACCTTCCCGGAGCCGTATTCCTCGACCTGGGCAATCTCAAGGACGAGACGTCCAGCCTGCCTTCGATGCTGCCAAGCGCGGAGAAGTTCGCCAGCCGCATGCAGTCGCTGGGCCTGGGCGACGGCAGCCGGATCGTTCTCTACGACAACAGTCCGCACCACACGGCCGCGCGCGCTTGGTTCATGTTCCGCATGTTCGGGGTGAATCAGGTCGCGATCCTCGATGGAGGGATCGGCAAGTGGATCGCCGAGGGGCGCCCGCTCGAGCAGGGCAAGGTGGCCTTGCGCCATCGCCATTTCACAGTCTGGCGCGATCCAGCCCCGGTCCGCGATCTGGCGCAAATGAAGGCCAATCTGGCGAGCGGTGCGGAGCAGGTCGTCGATGCACGCGGCGCCAAGCGCTTCTCGGGCGAAGAGGTCGATCCACGTGGCCTCGCGGCGGGCCACATCCCCGGCTCGCGTAACCTGCCCTATGAGCGCCTGTTCCAGGAGGACGGCACCTTCAAGGACAAGGCCGCGCTGCGCGCCGAATTCGACGCTGCGGGCGTCGACTGGAACAAGCCGATGATCACCACCTGCGGTTCGGGCATCACCGCCGCCGTCATCCTCTTCGCCGCAGCCTTGCTCGGCAAGGAAGACGTGGCGCTCTATGACGGCTCGTGGAGCGAGTGGGGCTTGCTCCCCGACACGGAAAAGGCGATCGGTCCTGCGTGA
- the metC gene encoding cystathionine beta-lyase, with the protein MNADDRDRLKTGTRLATAGRPHGERRTIVNTPVWRASTILFDSVAELRAATRKPDDGLFYGRRGTPSQWSLAEALTELEPGAGGTLLYPSGVAAIAGTLLALLSPGDELLMVDSAYEPTRALCGGLLRRMGIRTRFYDPGISAGIAELIGPDTKLIFLESPGSLTFEVQDVPAIVAVARERGLLTAIDNTWATPLLFPALSHGVDVSILACTKYVVGHSDAMMGSATATPALYPRLRQTATALGQTISADDAFLALRGLRTLEVRLRRHEESALRVARWLSEQPQVARVLHPALPDCPGHALWERDFAGASGLFSFMLSGGDDAARAALIDGLRHFGIGFSWGGFESLALPVDPHSLRTATSWQAEGPLVRLHIGLEDPDDLIEDLRQGLERFAAAAG; encoded by the coding sequence GTGAACGCAGATGATCGCGACAGGTTGAAGACGGGAACCCGGCTGGCGACGGCCGGGCGACCGCATGGCGAACGCCGGACGATCGTCAACACCCCCGTCTGGCGCGCCTCCACCATATTGTTCGACAGCGTTGCCGAACTGCGCGCCGCCACCCGTAAGCCCGACGATGGCCTGTTCTACGGCAGGCGTGGCACGCCCAGCCAATGGTCGCTCGCCGAGGCACTGACCGAGCTTGAGCCCGGGGCGGGGGGAACGCTGCTCTATCCGTCGGGAGTGGCGGCCATCGCGGGGACCCTGCTGGCGCTGCTGTCGCCCGGCGACGAACTGCTGATGGTCGACAGCGCTTATGAGCCAACCCGCGCGCTGTGCGGCGGCCTGCTCCGGCGGATGGGCATCCGCACCCGCTTCTATGATCCCGGCATCAGCGCCGGAATAGCGGAACTGATCGGTCCCGACACGAAATTGATCTTCCTCGAAAGCCCCGGCAGCCTGACTTTCGAGGTGCAGGACGTGCCGGCGATCGTGGCAGTCGCGCGCGAGCGCGGGCTGCTCACCGCGATCGACAACACCTGGGCGACGCCTTTGCTTTTTCCGGCGCTGTCGCACGGCGTCGACGTTTCGATCCTCGCCTGCACCAAATATGTGGTCGGCCATTCCGACGCGATGATGGGGTCGGCGACTGCGACCCCGGCTCTCTATCCTCGCCTGCGCCAGACGGCGACGGCGCTGGGGCAGACCATCAGCGCCGACGATGCTTTTCTCGCTCTGCGCGGCCTGCGCACGCTCGAGGTCCGGCTCCGCCGCCATGAGGAGAGCGCCCTGCGGGTGGCCCGATGGTTGTCCGAGCAGCCGCAGGTCGCGCGCGTTCTCCACCCGGCCTTGCCCGACTGTCCCGGGCACGCGCTGTGGGAACGTGACTTCGCAGGTGCCTCAGGCCTGTTCAGTTTCATGCTGAGCGGCGGCGATGACGCCGCGCGGGCCGCGCTGATCGACGGGCTGCGCCATTTCGGGATCGGCTTTTCCTGGGGCGGTTTCGAAAGTCTCGCCCTGCCGGTCGATCCGCACTCGCTGCGCACGGCCACGTCCTGGCAGGCGGAAGGGCCGCTCGTTCGCCTGCATATCGGGCTGGAAGACCCCGACGACCTGATCGAGGATCTGCGGCAGGGGCTGGAGCGCTTCGCGGCTGCGGCAGGCTGA
- a CDS encoding ATP-binding cassette domain-containing protein: MSLLVARDLSVGIAGRPVVHGLDFTLEAGRSLALVGASGSGKSQTCLAPFGLSVGIASGSFQLAGEELVGLPEPRLRQVRGQQVGFVFQQPLTALTPHMTIGAQLREAWAQAGAPPPTRAEMEAALERVGLDRPGERLDQYPHRLSGGQRQRALIAMAIAHRPKLLVADEPTTALDAILRAEIMALLSRLCREEGMALLLVSHDLAAVSDHADAVAVMENGRIVESGPTRAVVDAPTTGYARALVAASPRLDQPAPALGPVGAPLLEARDVSVSFRKPGWARGRLQAVDRVSIDVAEGEAVAIVGGSGSGKSTFARAVARLGPIDSGEVHWRGAPLPERKAMRARDRAGLQPVFQDPVASLDPLWTVRDIVAEPLTRLRPDLDRAAIDARVGAVLLETGLTPEFATRRPTALSGGQAQRVAIARALGPDPAMLLLDEATSALDVLVAGTILDLLGQLQRERGLAILMITHDLPVARRLCHRIVVMDRGRIVEEGPAEALIDAPRHDITRQLIEASRSHAGIA; encoded by the coding sequence ATGAGCCTGCTCGTCGCCCGCGACCTGTCGGTCGGCATCGCCGGCCGGCCCGTCGTGCACGGCCTCGACTTCACGCTGGAAGCCGGCCGCAGCCTCGCCCTCGTCGGCGCTTCGGGATCGGGCAAGAGCCAGACCTGCCTCGCACCCTTCGGCCTTTCCGTGGGCATCGCTTCCGGATCCTTCCAACTGGCCGGCGAAGAGCTGGTCGGCCTGCCGGAGCCCCGGCTGCGACAGGTGCGCGGCCAGCAGGTCGGCTTCGTGTTCCAACAACCGCTGACCGCGCTGACCCCGCATATGACGATCGGCGCGCAACTGCGCGAGGCCTGGGCGCAGGCAGGCGCTCCGCCGCCGACACGGGCAGAGATGGAGGCAGCACTCGAACGCGTCGGTCTCGACCGGCCGGGCGAACGGCTCGACCAATATCCGCACCGCCTGTCGGGCGGTCAGCGACAGCGCGCGCTGATCGCGATGGCGATCGCGCACCGCCCCAAGCTGCTCGTGGCCGACGAGCCGACGACCGCGCTGGACGCGATCCTGCGCGCCGAGATCATGGCGCTGCTCAGCCGCCTCTGCCGTGAGGAAGGCATGGCTCTGCTGCTGGTCAGCCATGATCTGGCGGCGGTCTCGGACCATGCCGACGCTGTGGCGGTGATGGAGAATGGCCGCATCGTCGAGAGCGGACCGACGCGCGCGGTCGTCGATGCGCCGACGACCGGCTATGCCCGCGCCCTCGTCGCCGCGAGCCCCCGCCTCGACCAGCCGGCACCGGCGCTCGGTCCGGTCGGTGCGCCGCTGCTCGAAGCGCGCGACGTTTCGGTATCCTTCCGCAAGCCGGGCTGGGCGCGCGGGCGCCTGCAGGCGGTCGACCGCGTCTCGATCGACGTCGCGGAGGGCGAAGCGGTTGCGATCGTCGGCGGCTCCGGCTCTGGCAAGTCGACCTTCGCCCGCGCCGTGGCCCGCCTGGGCCCGATCGACAGCGGCGAGGTGCACTGGCGCGGTGCCCCCCTGCCCGAACGCAAGGCGATGCGCGCCCGTGACCGCGCCGGTCTGCAACCGGTGTTCCAGGATCCGGTCGCCAGCCTCGATCCGCTCTGGACCGTGCGCGATATCGTCGCCGAACCGCTGACCCGCCTGCGGCCCGATCTGGACCGCGCCGCGATCGACGCGCGCGTCGGTGCCGTGCTGCTCGAAACCGGTCTGACCCCCGAGTTCGCCACGCGTCGCCCCACGGCGCTGTCCGGCGGACAGGCGCAGCGCGTGGCGATCGCCCGGGCGCTCGGGCCCGATCCGGCGATGCTGCTCCTCGACGAGGCGACGTCGGCGCTCGACGTGCTCGTCGCCGGCACCATCCTCGACCTGCTCGGCCAGCTCCAGCGCGAGCGCGGCCTCGCGATCCTGATGATCACCCACGACCTCCCCGTCGCGCGCCGGCTCTGCCATCGCATCGTCGTGATGGACCGCGGCCGCATTGTCGAGGAAGGCCCCGCGGAGGCGCTGATCGACGCGCCACGCCATGACATCACACGCCAGCTGATCGAGGCGAGCCGGTCGCACGCAGGCATCGCCTGA